ATGTCTCCTTTTAAAATAACTACTTTTTTTCCCTTAGTTCCCCAGATATCTGTGTCTGTAGGGCCGAAGAGGGATATGGTTGGGATTCCTAACGCTGCTGATATATGCGTAATTCCTGAATCGTTCCCGATATAAAGTTTGCATGAAGCGATTAAGCCGGATAAGAGCTTTAAAGGAAGGTTCTTGGCTAGGACAGGATTTATTTCTTTTATCATATCAAAAATTTCTCCGTCCATTCCCTCCTCAGCTGGACCAAGTATCAGGAGAATCTTTGCAGTGTATTTCTCTCTCATCCATGTCGCTACTTCAGAAAATTTCTTTAGAGGCCAGTTCTTCTTTTTGCTCCCGCTTCCCGGATGAATCGCAAAAATAGTATCACGGACTGGGTTGATACCTTGTGTTTTCAAAAAATCTTCAGCCATTTTTTTTGTATCCACACCTATATAAAGCTCAGGAGTTTTATTACTTGATTCAATCCCGTATTTTTTCAGGGAATCTAAAAGATAATCGATGATATGCCCTTTCCATTCATCTGGAGGAAAAGGAGGGATTGATATTACATTCCCCTTACAAAATTTCTTGATATTGTTCGAAAAATCCTCTTCCTTTATAAAAGAGAATATCAAATCAAATCGATTAAGATATTGAAGAAGAACATCTTTAGGATTGGCATCTTTGACAAACAGAGAGAATAAGTCCCTATCCTCTATGGATACAATCTTATCAACATAACAGCTGTCCTCTAAAAGAGAGAGCCGATCTCTCTGCCCCATCACCTCAATAGAGGCATCAGGAAATCTTTTTCGAATGGCACGAAGTACCGGTAAAAATAAAATAATATCTCCAATAGCGCCTGTTCGGATGATCAATATCTCTTTTATTTTTTCAAAGTCTCTCTTCTTTTGGTCCATGATAAATATAAATATATTATAAAAGCCAACCTATTTCTATTTCTTTTATTCATTGACAACCCCCCTCTTCCCATTTAAATTTAGAATATGAAAAGAATAAAAATCCTATCAGAAAATCTTATCTCAAAGAATATCTTCATATTATGCCTTTTTGTCCCATTTCTTTTTTTGGGGTGTAGCAGAGGCGAGAAAACCGAATCCATTTATGAAATTTTATCCGTACAGGACTTCAGCCACGGTCAGGTAGGGAAATACTCTGCAAAGGTCTATATAAAAGAGGGGTTAACTGAAGAGATCATCAAAGAGATTATAAAAGATGTGACATTAAAGGTAAGAAGGGATAACAATGCTGATGTTGTATGGATTCTCGTATATAAAAGCAAAATCCCTACCCTTGA
The genomic region above belongs to Nitrospinota bacterium and contains:
- a CDS encoding glycosyltransferase family 9 protein encodes the protein MDQKKRDFEKIKEILIIRTGAIGDIILFLPVLRAIRKRFPDASIEVMGQRDRLSLLEDSCYVDKIVSIEDRDLFSLFVKDANPKDVLLQYLNRFDLIFSFIKEEDFSNNIKKFCKGNVISIPPFPPDEWKGHIIDYLLDSLKKYGIESSNKTPELYIGVDTKKMAEDFLKTQGINPVRDTIFAIHPGSGSKKKNWPLKKFSEVATWMREKYTAKILLILGPAEEGMDGEIFDMIKEINPVLAKNLPLKLLSGLIASCKLYIGNDSGITHISAALGIPTISLFGPTDTDIWGTKGKKVVILKGDMDSIATEEVKKGIELLVESEE